A window of the Streptomyces finlayi genome harbors these coding sequences:
- a CDS encoding roadblock/LC7 domain-containing protein, producing the protein MTLDRGLDWLLDDLTGRVEHVRHALVLSNDGLVTGASTGLAREDAEHLAAVSSGLHSLARGSGRHFGAGRARQTMVEFDEALLFVTAAGEGSCLCVLSAAEADVGQVAYEMTLLVNRVGEHLGVALRGGGVDGGPSRL; encoded by the coding sequence ATGACGTTGGACCGGGGACTTGACTGGCTCCTTGACGATCTGACCGGCCGGGTGGAGCACGTACGACACGCATTGGTGCTGTCCAACGACGGCCTCGTGACCGGGGCGAGCACGGGACTGGCACGCGAGGACGCGGAACACCTCGCCGCGGTGTCGTCGGGTCTGCACAGCCTGGCCCGTGGATCGGGCCGGCACTTCGGGGCGGGGCGAGCGCGGCAGACGATGGTGGAGTTCGATGAGGCGCTGCTGTTCGTGACCGCCGCGGGCGAAGGCAGCTGTCTGTGCGTACTGAGCGCGGCCGAGGCGGATGTCGGCCAGGTCGCCTACGAGATGACCCTGCTCGTGAACCGCGTGGGCGAACATCTCGGCGTCGCGCTGCGCGGTGGCGGCGTCGACGGTGGCCCAAGCCGTCTCTGA
- a CDS encoding class I SAM-dependent methyltransferase has product MTDDRIHVQDFFAVRAADWDSRFPDDGPAYTAAVETLGLGRGDAVLDAGCGTGRALAALREAVGTGGTVLGADLTPAMLEAAVRAGRDRSGALLLADAARLPLRNCALDAVFAAGLISHLTRPGPALLELARVVRPGGQLALFHPVGRAALAARHGRTITDDDLRAEPVLRPLLAGSGWHLETYVDEDDRFLVRAVRAA; this is encoded by the coding sequence ATGACTGACGACCGCATACACGTACAGGACTTCTTCGCTGTCCGGGCCGCCGACTGGGACAGCCGCTTCCCGGATGACGGACCTGCGTACACCGCCGCAGTCGAGACCCTCGGACTGGGTCGGGGCGACGCTGTGCTCGACGCGGGCTGCGGTACGGGGCGCGCACTGGCCGCCCTGCGCGAGGCGGTCGGCACCGGGGGCACCGTCCTGGGCGCGGATCTCACACCCGCGATGCTGGAGGCCGCGGTGCGCGCCGGACGTGACCGCAGCGGCGCCCTCCTCCTCGCCGACGCCGCACGACTGCCCCTGCGGAACTGCGCGCTCGACGCGGTGTTCGCGGCCGGTCTGATCTCGCACCTCACGCGCCCCGGTCCAGCCCTGCTGGAGCTGGCGCGCGTGGTGCGGCCGGGCGGTCAGCTGGCCCTGTTCCACCCGGTCGGCCGTGCCGCGCTCGCGGCGCGGCACGGCCGGACGATCACCGACGACGATCTGCGCGCCGAGCCCGTGCTCCGTCCTCTGCTGGCCGGTTCGGGGTGGCACTTGGAGACGTACGTCGATGAGGACGACCGCTTCCTGGTCCGCGCCGTACGCGCGGCATGA
- a CDS encoding alpha/beta fold hydrolase, translating into MNEAKFDEQGSRIRWTESAARPDGDGGATVYVHGLGAMSAAYHAHIAADPALVGRLSLFVDLPGHGTSDRPADFGYTLEDHADALAAALDEAGVRGAELVGHSMGGAVAVVLAHRRPELVARMVLTEANLDPYPPGTSGGSGIGSWTEEAFVHGGGFARVLEHVRPMWASTMRLTDPLALHRSAVGLMRGTEPTMRRMLMESTADRTYLQGALSGELPGADELKDAGVRVLTVPGAAHCIMFDRPDALVSAIAARSE; encoded by the coding sequence ATGAACGAGGCGAAGTTCGACGAGCAGGGCAGCAGGATCCGGTGGACGGAGTCGGCGGCGAGGCCGGACGGCGACGGCGGGGCGACGGTCTATGTGCACGGCCTGGGAGCGATGTCCGCGGCGTACCACGCCCACATCGCCGCCGACCCGGCGCTGGTGGGGCGGCTGTCACTCTTCGTCGACCTGCCGGGGCACGGCACCAGCGACCGTCCCGCGGACTTCGGGTACACCCTGGAGGACCATGCCGACGCGCTGGCCGCGGCGCTGGACGAAGCCGGTGTGCGGGGCGCGGAACTCGTCGGCCACAGCATGGGCGGAGCGGTGGCCGTCGTCCTGGCCCATCGGCGGCCCGAGCTGGTCGCGCGAATGGTGCTCACCGAGGCCAATCTCGATCCGTACCCGCCAGGGACGAGCGGCGGCAGCGGCATCGGCTCGTGGACGGAGGAAGCCTTTGTCCACGGAGGGGGTTTCGCCCGCGTGCTGGAGCATGTACGTCCGATGTGGGCCTCGACCATGCGGCTCACGGACCCGCTCGCGCTGCACCGCAGCGCTGTCGGGCTGATGCGGGGCACCGAGCCCACCATGCGCCGCATGCTCATGGAATCGACGGCGGACCGGACCTATCTGCAAGGGGCTCTGAGCGGCGAACTCCCGGGCGCCGACGAGCTGAAGGACGCGGGCGTGCGGGTGCTCACCGTCCCCGGTGCGGCGCACTGCATCATGTTCGACCGGCCCGACGCACTGGTGTCGGCCATAGCCGCACGCTCCGAGTGA
- a CDS encoding PadR family transcriptional regulator, with protein sequence MLELAILGFLYGAPLHGYELRKRITALTGHVRPVAESTLYPAIKRLENSGLLVRETRPGTTAAPRHVLTLTGGGRAELLRRLAHPAPGDITDENRWFGILAFLRHLPDPAAQAEVLRQRLSFLEEPASFFYEGDRPLRAEEVDDPFRQGMLTIARATSEAELRWLRATLESLDRGV encoded by the coding sequence ATGCTGGAACTCGCCATCCTTGGATTCCTCTACGGGGCCCCGTTGCACGGCTATGAGCTGCGCAAGCGCATCACTGCCCTCACCGGGCATGTGCGGCCGGTCGCGGAAAGCACCCTCTATCCTGCGATCAAACGGCTGGAGAACTCCGGGCTGCTGGTCCGCGAGACACGGCCCGGCACGACGGCAGCGCCCCGCCACGTGCTGACCCTGACCGGCGGGGGCAGGGCCGAGCTGCTACGGCGGCTGGCACACCCCGCCCCCGGGGACATCACCGACGAGAACCGCTGGTTCGGGATACTGGCCTTCCTCCGGCATCTTCCGGACCCGGCGGCTCAAGCGGAGGTGCTGCGGCAGCGACTGTCGTTCCTGGAAGAGCCCGCGAGCTTCTTCTACGAGGGCGACCGGCCGCTTCGCGCGGAGGAAGTCGACGACCCCTTCCGGCAGGGCATGCTCACCATCGCCCGGGCGACCAGCGAAGCGGAACTCCGCTGGCTGCGCGCCACCCTGGAGTCACTCGACCGGGGCGTCTGA
- a CDS encoding oxygenase MpaB family protein, whose product MAKRYDRLKEIRQLDPERDFLEIYRLTVAYEFPWDVTRALELALYRTYAIPSIGRLLAETAELTDRSQKRYDDTALLLDTVAEHGFAAEAGRTAVRRINQMHRSYDISNDDMRYVLCTFVVIPKRWLDTYGWRRLSSHELTAVAVYYRTLGAHMGIRDVPRTYEDFERTLDAYEEAHFGWDEGGREVSDATLALIASWYPKPLARVVRGASLALLDDSLLRAFRYERPGPVARRLTRGALRLRARAVRLMPPRSTAHYARQNPEIKGYPDGYKVAALGTFPTPGVRGCPVAHVRGSDAPVE is encoded by the coding sequence ATGGCGAAGCGGTACGACCGGCTGAAGGAGATTCGGCAGCTCGACCCCGAACGGGACTTCCTGGAGATCTACCGGCTGACCGTGGCGTACGAATTCCCCTGGGATGTCACGCGTGCCCTCGAACTCGCCCTCTACCGCACCTACGCGATCCCCAGCATCGGCCGGCTCCTCGCGGAGACCGCCGAACTGACGGACCGTTCGCAGAAGAGATACGACGACACCGCCCTGCTCCTGGACACCGTGGCCGAGCACGGATTCGCCGCAGAAGCCGGGCGCACCGCTGTCCGGCGGATCAACCAGATGCACCGCAGTTACGACATCAGCAACGACGACATGCGCTATGTGCTGTGTACGTTCGTCGTCATACCGAAGCGCTGGCTCGACACCTATGGATGGCGTCGGCTCTCCAGCCATGAACTGACGGCCGTCGCCGTCTACTACCGCACACTCGGCGCCCATATGGGCATCAGGGACGTGCCCCGGACGTACGAGGACTTCGAGCGCACGCTCGACGCCTACGAGGAAGCGCACTTCGGCTGGGACGAGGGGGGACGCGAGGTGTCGGACGCCACCCTCGCGCTGATCGCCTCCTGGTACCCGAAGCCCCTTGCTCGAGTCGTGCGTGGCGCCAGCCTCGCCCTCCTGGACGATTCGCTGCTGCGGGCCTTCAGGTACGAGCGTCCCGGCCCCGTCGCCCGGCGGCTGACCCGCGGGGCACTCCGCCTGCGGGCCCGGGCGGTACGCCTCATGCCGCCCCGTTCCACGGCGCACTACGCACGCCAGAACCCGGAGATCAAGGGATATCCGGACGGCTACAAGGTCGCCGCACTCGGTACGTTCCCCACCCCGGGAGTGCGCGGCTGCCCGGTCGCGCATGTTCGGGGGTCAGACGCCCCGGTCGAGTGA
- a CDS encoding acyl-CoA desaturase, translating into MPQAVATVAEHTRDGSEVTGDSESLGGSTASGTTGSDFAPLLRAVKGQGLLERRTGWYAAGIAVNLVALGAVITGLALLGNTWWSLLLALPLALVWARMAFVGHDAGHSQISGNRRTSRNIGLVHSNLLLGMNEAWWNDKHNRHHANPNHIDKDPDVGVGALVWTQKQAAQREGFARWLTRNQARLFFPMLLLEGIALKVSGFQFLRSQPVRERLVSGALMVSHLALYATLLLTTMSLGKAVVFALVHHALFGLHLGMAFAPNHKGMEMPDPDGERWGHLKRQVLTSRNVRGSALNDWFLGGLNYQIEHHLFPSMPRPHLRLAQPLVRAHCEAIGMPYAETGLIESYRQALSHMHEVGEPLR; encoded by the coding sequence ATGCCCCAGGCGGTAGCCACCGTTGCTGAACACACTCGCGACGGATCGGAGGTGACCGGCGACTCCGAGAGTCTCGGCGGCTCCACCGCTTCCGGAACCACGGGGAGCGATTTCGCGCCCCTCCTGCGTGCCGTCAAGGGCCAGGGGCTCCTGGAACGTCGCACCGGCTGGTACGCGGCGGGCATCGCCGTCAACCTCGTCGCCCTCGGAGCCGTGATCACGGGCCTGGCGCTCCTCGGCAACACCTGGTGGTCCCTGCTCCTGGCTCTGCCGCTGGCCCTGGTGTGGGCCCGGATGGCCTTCGTCGGGCACGACGCGGGCCACTCCCAGATATCGGGCAACCGCAGGACGAGCCGGAACATCGGGCTGGTCCACTCCAACCTGCTCCTCGGAATGAACGAGGCGTGGTGGAACGACAAGCACAATCGTCACCACGCAAACCCCAACCACATCGACAAGGACCCCGATGTCGGGGTCGGGGCACTGGTGTGGACGCAGAAGCAGGCGGCACAGCGAGAAGGTTTCGCGCGCTGGCTCACACGTAACCAGGCGCGGCTCTTCTTCCCGATGCTGCTACTGGAAGGCATCGCCCTCAAGGTCTCCGGCTTCCAGTTCCTGCGCAGCCAGCCGGTGCGTGAGCGTCTCGTCTCCGGTGCGCTGATGGTCAGCCACCTCGCTCTGTACGCGACGCTGCTCCTGACCACCATGTCGCTCGGCAAGGCCGTCGTCTTCGCCCTCGTGCACCACGCACTGTTCGGCCTCCACCTGGGCATGGCGTTCGCGCCGAACCACAAGGGCATGGAGATGCCCGACCCGGACGGCGAGCGCTGGGGCCACCTCAAGCGTCAGGTCCTCACCTCGCGCAACGTCCGGGGCTCGGCCCTGAACGACTGGTTCCTGGGCGGACTGAACTACCAGATAGAGCACCACCTCTTCCCGAGCATGCCCCGCCCCCACCTGCGTCTGGCCCAGCCGCTCGTCAGGGCCCACTGCGAGGCCATCGGCATGCCGTACGCGGAGACCGGACTCATCGAGTCCTACCGGCAGGCACTGAGCCACATGCACGAGGTCGGCGAACCGCTGCGATAA
- a CDS encoding DEAD/DEAH box helicase → MHRLPAATLSEISELSRCSAVFLPADPARTGLIAFWNPDGSTPPRTPGIPREVTVVGADAQPYVVPAVLLSVREALPVLTRARASAHASPAAAFWGAAGLLALQLSARGLLLPGLSPADHDAWRAGPLTADDFDGIRTLAAAMPPTAHAVPVDEAAETVLLPEPESLLRAFLDAVADSLPRTPAAVIATGSFAFASEEPQKCADQRRWTADVAAGHDAGVRLSLRIEVSGINESAEGTSGMTGKATARPSFRAVLQIHSVSDPTLVADAADVWAGTAPTAAAFGPRARMDALLALRRAARAWAPLTPLLSAAVPNALEPADEEISELLGPAARALAATGVQVHWPKELARKLTARAVIGGVGPHEGDDGEDGSKGPTRTESDAPSFLSVDALLAFNWRFALGDQKLTREELDLLAEAGRPVVRLRDQWVLIDPEEARRARETQDRKVTPIDALGAALTGSTEVDGRRVEVAATGWLQQLRDRLADPESGGNQTIGQPGALTATLRDYQLRGLNWLNTMTSLGLGGCLADDMGLGKTITLIALHLHRQSVDSAAGPTLVVCPTSLMGNWQREIEKFAPGTPVRRFHGASRSLEGLADGEFVLTTYGTMRLDAPRLAQAEWGMVVADEAQHVKNPYSATARQLRTIGARARVALTGTPVENNLSELWAILDWTTPGLLGRLGAFRTRYASAVEGGNDPGAAERLATLVRPFLLRRRKSDPGIAPELPPKTETDRAVSLTAEQAGLYEAVVRETMAEISGADGFARRGLVMKLLTALKQICNHPAQYLKEERPRIADRSGKVELLDELLDTILAEDASVLVFTQYVQMARLLEQHLAVRGVRTQFLHGGTPVAEREAMVNRFQAGESPVFLLSLKAAGTGLNLTRAGHVVHFDRWWNPAVEAQATDRAYRIGQTQPVQVHRLIAEGTIEDRIAEMLARKQGLADSVLGAGETALTELTDAELADLVELRGSAR, encoded by the coding sequence GTGCACAGGCTTCCTGCGGCAACGCTTTCCGAGATCTCTGAACTGTCCCGCTGCTCCGCAGTCTTCCTTCCCGCAGATCCGGCCCGTACCGGCCTGATCGCGTTCTGGAACCCGGACGGTAGCACCCCTCCCCGGACCCCCGGGATTCCGCGGGAAGTGACCGTCGTCGGGGCGGACGCACAACCGTACGTGGTACCGGCCGTACTCCTGTCCGTACGGGAGGCCCTGCCGGTACTCACGCGGGCGCGGGCGAGCGCGCACGCCTCCCCCGCTGCCGCCTTCTGGGGTGCCGCGGGTCTGCTCGCCCTGCAACTGAGCGCACGTGGCCTCCTCCTGCCGGGGCTGAGCCCCGCCGATCACGATGCCTGGCGGGCCGGCCCGTTGACGGCGGACGACTTCGACGGGATTCGGACCCTCGCGGCAGCCATGCCGCCGACGGCACACGCGGTGCCGGTCGATGAGGCGGCCGAGACCGTGCTGCTACCCGAGCCGGAATCACTTCTGCGAGCCTTCCTCGACGCTGTGGCCGACTCCCTTCCGCGTACTCCGGCCGCCGTGATCGCCACGGGAAGTTTTGCCTTCGCCTCTGAGGAACCACAGAAATGTGCTGATCAACGTAGATGGACCGCCGATGTGGCGGCCGGCCACGACGCGGGCGTACGACTCTCCCTACGTATCGAGGTCTCAGGGATCAACGAGTCCGCAGAGGGCACAAGCGGAATGACGGGTAAGGCGACCGCCCGGCCTTCGTTCCGGGCCGTTCTGCAGATCCACAGCGTCAGCGATCCCACGCTCGTCGCGGACGCGGCCGACGTCTGGGCGGGCACCGCTCCGACCGCCGCGGCCTTCGGCCCGCGGGCCCGGATGGACGCCCTGCTCGCCCTGCGCCGCGCCGCGCGCGCCTGGGCGCCCCTGACACCTCTGCTGTCGGCCGCGGTTCCGAACGCCCTCGAGCCGGCGGACGAGGAGATCTCCGAACTGCTGGGACCCGCCGCCCGGGCACTCGCGGCGACCGGCGTCCAGGTCCACTGGCCCAAGGAGCTGGCCCGCAAACTCACCGCGCGCGCGGTGATCGGTGGCGTCGGCCCGCACGAGGGCGACGACGGCGAGGACGGCTCCAAAGGGCCCACGCGCACGGAGTCGGACGCCCCGTCCTTCCTCTCCGTCGACGCGCTCCTCGCTTTCAACTGGCGGTTCGCGCTCGGCGACCAGAAGCTCACCCGGGAAGAGCTCGACCTCCTCGCGGAAGCCGGCAGGCCGGTGGTCCGTCTCCGCGACCAGTGGGTGCTCATCGACCCGGAGGAGGCCAGGCGCGCCCGCGAGACGCAGGACCGCAAGGTCACTCCCATCGACGCACTCGGCGCCGCGCTGACCGGCTCCACCGAGGTGGACGGGCGCCGCGTCGAGGTGGCGGCGACGGGCTGGCTCCAGCAACTGCGGGACCGGCTGGCCGATCCGGAGTCGGGCGGGAACCAGACCATCGGGCAGCCGGGCGCCCTCACCGCGACCTTGCGCGACTACCAGCTGCGCGGACTGAACTGGCTGAACACCATGACGTCCCTGGGCCTCGGCGGCTGTCTGGCCGACGACATGGGGCTGGGCAAGACGATCACACTGATCGCCCTGCATCTGCACCGTCAGAGCGTCGATTCCGCCGCCGGCCCGACGCTGGTCGTGTGCCCGACGTCCCTGATGGGCAACTGGCAGCGGGAGATCGAGAAGTTCGCACCCGGTACGCCCGTACGACGCTTCCACGGCGCGTCACGCTCCCTGGAAGGGCTGGCCGACGGCGAGTTCGTCCTCACCACGTACGGCACGATGCGTCTCGACGCGCCACGCCTCGCGCAGGCCGAGTGGGGCATGGTCGTCGCTGACGAGGCCCAGCACGTCAAGAACCCCTACTCGGCGACCGCCAGACAGTTGCGGACCATCGGGGCGCGGGCCCGCGTCGCGCTCACCGGCACCCCGGTGGAGAACAACCTCTCGGAGCTCTGGGCGATCCTCGACTGGACGACGCCCGGCCTGCTCGGCCGGCTGGGCGCCTTCCGTACGCGGTACGCGAGCGCCGTCGAGGGCGGCAACGACCCCGGGGCGGCCGAGCGGCTCGCCACTCTGGTGCGCCCCTTCCTGCTGCGGCGCCGCAAGTCGGACCCGGGCATCGCCCCGGAACTGCCGCCCAAGACCGAGACGGACCGCGCGGTGTCACTCACCGCCGAACAGGCCGGTCTGTACGAGGCGGTGGTACGGGAGACCATGGCCGAGATCTCCGGAGCCGACGGCTTCGCGCGCCGGGGGCTCGTCATGAAGCTGCTCACGGCACTCAAGCAGATCTGCAACCACCCCGCGCAGTACCTCAAGGAGGAGCGGCCGCGGATCGCGGACCGGTCGGGGAAGGTCGAACTGCTCGACGAACTCCTCGACACGATCCTGGCGGAGGACGCGAGCGTGCTGGTGTTCACCCAGTACGTGCAGATGGCCCGACTGCTGGAGCAGCACCTCGCGGTGCGCGGCGTCCGTACCCAGTTCCTGCACGGCGGCACGCCGGTCGCCGAGCGCGAGGCCATGGTCAACCGGTTCCAGGCGGGCGAGTCACCGGTCTTCCTGCTGTCGCTGAAGGCGGCCGGGACGGGACTGAACCTGACCCGGGCGGGCCATGTGGTGCACTTCGACCGCTGGTGGAATCCGGCCGTCGAGGCCCAGGCCACGGACCGCGCGTACCGGATCGGTCAGACCCAGCCGGTGCAGGTGCACCGGCTGATCGCCGAGGGGACCATCGAGGACCGGATCGCCGAGATGCTGGCCCGCAAACAGGGTCTCGCGGACTCGGTGCTCGGTGCCGGCGAGACGGCACTCACCGAACTGACCGATGCGGAACTGGCCGATCTGGTGGAACTGCGAGGGAGCGCCCGATGA
- a CDS encoding SWIM zinc finger family protein, giving the protein MNDRYETDDAYEDQGSPAAREPERTFAALPPAIGRGFATSWWGQAWLKALEDTALDGEQLKTGRRLAREGRVGAVSARPGRITAVVQDRDSTAYRSDVLLQQLSDEKWDRFLDMAVDRAGHIAALLDREMPPHLVEDAAAAGVDLLPEIGDLEPECTCEAWDHCPHTGALCYQVARLLDQDPFVLFLIRGRDERRLLDELQARSTARAVRGAPASPSPAAQEGPGAGVGALEAFAARDILPPLPATPALPCEPGQAPTLDTEAGPAPGIDPAALELLVADTAVRAYRMLTEALTPGHELQPLQGELTVYQDAVRLAADALPQPRIAARIAEGAGRQRADLDAAVRAWQYGGPAALTVLDEEWEPDPESLARARTQLAEAWEEGERPRLRAGRSRWTVAGADIQLRYGPDGRWWPYRKERGRWMPVGPADNDPAGALAGALPEA; this is encoded by the coding sequence ATGAACGACCGATACGAGACGGACGACGCGTACGAGGATCAGGGCAGCCCTGCCGCACGGGAACCCGAGCGCACCTTCGCCGCCCTGCCGCCGGCCATCGGCCGCGGTTTCGCGACGTCCTGGTGGGGCCAGGCATGGCTGAAGGCGCTGGAGGACACCGCACTCGACGGTGAGCAGCTCAAGACAGGACGCCGGCTGGCCCGCGAGGGCAGGGTCGGTGCGGTCTCGGCGCGGCCCGGCCGGATCACCGCGGTCGTCCAGGACCGGGACTCGACGGCGTACCGCAGTGATGTGCTGCTCCAGCAGCTGAGCGACGAGAAGTGGGACCGCTTCCTGGACATGGCCGTCGACCGGGCGGGGCACATCGCCGCTCTCCTCGACCGGGAGATGCCGCCTCATCTGGTGGAGGACGCGGCGGCCGCCGGGGTGGACCTGCTGCCGGAGATCGGGGACCTGGAGCCGGAGTGCACGTGCGAGGCCTGGGACCACTGCCCGCACACGGGGGCGCTCTGCTACCAGGTGGCGCGGCTGCTGGACCAGGACCCGTTCGTCCTGTTCCTGATACGTGGCCGCGACGAGCGGCGGCTGCTCGACGAGCTCCAGGCCCGCAGCACGGCCCGGGCCGTGCGAGGAGCGCCCGCGTCGCCGTCACCGGCTGCACAGGAAGGACCCGGGGCGGGGGTCGGGGCGCTGGAGGCGTTCGCGGCGAGGGACATCCTTCCTCCGCTGCCCGCCACGCCCGCGCTGCCTTGCGAACCGGGGCAGGCGCCAACGCTGGACACGGAGGCCGGCCCCGCGCCGGGCATCGACCCGGCGGCGCTGGAGCTCCTGGTGGCGGACACCGCCGTACGGGCTTACCGCATGCTCACGGAGGCGTTGACCCCGGGCCACGAACTCCAGCCGCTCCAAGGTGAGTTGACGGTGTATCAGGATGCGGTGCGACTGGCGGCCGACGCCCTGCCTCAACCGCGGATCGCGGCCCGTATCGCCGAGGGGGCAGGGCGGCAGCGTGCCGACCTCGACGCGGCGGTGCGCGCCTGGCAGTACGGCGGGCCCGCGGCGCTGACCGTCCTCGACGAGGAGTGGGAACCGGACCCGGAGTCCCTGGCACGGGCCCGCACGCAGCTCGCCGAGGCATGGGAGGAGGGCGAGCGGCCGCGGCTGAGGGCCGGGCGCAGCCGTTGGACGGTGGCGGGTGCCGACATCCAGCTCCGGTACGGGCCGGACGGCCGCTGGTGGCCGTACCGCAAGGAACGGGGGCGCTGGATGCCCGTGGGGCCGGCGGACAACGACCCTGCGGGTGCGCTGGCGGGTGCCCTGCCGGAGGCGTAG
- the nadE gene encoding ammonia-dependent NAD(+) synthetase — MSEPASIALQQEISRELQVAETFEAEREIERRVAFLTERLTSTGLRSLVLGISGGVDSTTAGRLCQLAVERARAAGHEARFYAMRLPYGVQADEHDAQLALSFIRADDVLTVDIKPASDAALEAALAAGVSFRDAHHQDFVHGNIKARQRMIAQYVVAGAHGGLVVGTDHAAEAVSGFFTKFGDGAADLVPLTGLTKRRVRAVADVLGAPAELVWKAPTADLESLAPGKTDEEALGLTYDDIDDFLEGKPVDERVVETIVGRYRLTEHKRQLPVAP, encoded by the coding sequence GTGAGCGAGCCGGCGTCCATCGCCCTCCAGCAGGAGATCTCCCGGGAACTCCAGGTCGCCGAGACCTTCGAGGCCGAGCGGGAGATCGAGCGCCGGGTGGCCTTCCTGACCGAGCGGCTGACCTCCACCGGTCTGCGCTCCCTGGTGCTCGGCATCAGTGGTGGCGTCGACTCCACCACCGCCGGCCGGCTGTGCCAGCTCGCCGTCGAGCGGGCCAGGGCCGCCGGCCACGAAGCGCGCTTCTACGCGATGCGGCTGCCCTACGGAGTCCAGGCCGACGAGCACGACGCCCAGCTCGCGCTCTCCTTCATCCGTGCCGACGACGTGCTGACCGTGGACATCAAGCCCGCGAGCGACGCCGCGCTCGAGGCCGCACTGGCCGCCGGTGTGAGCTTCCGCGACGCCCACCACCAGGACTTCGTGCACGGCAACATCAAGGCACGGCAGCGCATGATCGCGCAGTACGTGGTGGCGGGCGCGCACGGCGGACTGGTCGTCGGCACCGACCACGCGGCCGAAGCGGTGTCAGGCTTCTTCACCAAGTTCGGTGACGGCGCAGCGGACCTGGTCCCGCTGACCGGCCTGACCAAGCGCCGGGTGCGTGCCGTCGCGGACGTGCTGGGTGCCCCCGCCGAGCTGGTCTGGAAGGCTCCGACGGCCGACCTGGAGAGCCTCGCTCCGGGCAAGACCGACGAGGAGGCCCTCGGGCTCACCTACGACGACATCGACGACTTCCTGGAAGGAAAGCCGGTGGACGAGCGGGTCGTCGAAACGATCGTGGGCCGCTACCGCCTCACCGAGCACAAGCGTCAACTGCCGGTCGCTCCGTAG